A stretch of the Phoenix dactylifera cultivar Barhee BC4 unplaced genomic scaffold, palm_55x_up_171113_PBpolish2nd_filt_p 002934F, whole genome shotgun sequence genome encodes the following:
- the LOC103704881 gene encoding pectinesterase inhibitor 28 produces the protein MAPISSFIFFLFFPLLTLSLPSPSNSPLIQKTCNVTTSYNLCVATLQSDPRSLKADDEKALLTIIIGIAISDAANTSSYVSSLTKKNAGATLNSILRACGGTYRNAGEALRSAADALADENYDYAYVHVSAAREYPSTCSRLFRMYPRLKYPTKIAHREEGLEQFCTIALDIVSLLG, from the coding sequence ATGGCTCCCATTTCTTCCTTCatattcttcctcttctttcctctcctcaCACTCTCCCTTCCCTCACCTTCGAATTCTCCTCTCATCCAGAAGACTTGTAACGTCACAACAAGCTACAATCTTTGCGTCGCCACCCTCCAATCTGATCCCCGTAGCCTAAAAGCCGATGACGAGAAGGCCTTGTTGACCATCATTATCGGCATCGCGATCTCCGACGCCGCGAACACGTCCTCATATGTCTCTAGCCTGACCAAGAAGAACGCTGGAGCAACACTTAACTCGATCCTACGAGCTTGCGGTGGGACGTACAGAAACGCCGGCGAGGCGCTTCGGTCGGCCGCCGATGCACTGGCCGACGAGAACTACGACTACGCGTACGTGCATGTGAGTGCAGCCAGGGAGTACCCAAGTACATGCAGTAGATTGTTCCGGATGTACCCGAGACTGAAATATCCAACCAAGATTGCTCATAGGGAGGAGGGCTTGGAGCAATTCTGTACCATTGCATTGGATATTGTCTCTCTGCTTGGTTAA